Proteins from a single region of Syngnathus typhle isolate RoL2023-S1 ecotype Sweden linkage group LG10, RoL_Styp_1.0, whole genome shotgun sequence:
- the setd2 gene encoding histone-lysine N-methyltransferase SETD2 isoform X3, protein MEESLDLKHFLKDEGSGASVKVEGLSKAALIKSLSPRVMLSNHLLPKGTKMKVNLEDQSRQKVSFSFAQTKKPLHSIFVVPSSPEKSDTEAPAASSQPNVDKAFDGKNEQNQVQAVPIPTEQTSSQVPNFAAKLKIDLAKMHFKKQILSVSVTREKLTSIFREETPTSNLLVLQKPNNSETNLPSLQHQNPVSVCSSEDSNHQSSDSRTVSSVDKPAASSGKDEENSSNEQDKNVYKRKTRSQTDRRTEPEDPVPMSSRRKSVDTKSKTNSESGSKTVTKRSPSRSRGAEKEKSSLKRSENHERSSSYTKSDRDSRYTSSRSLRSNKDRRRSRSRSRSRSKSRGTRNSSSHPRSERLRGDRGSRSERSYYHESDRRSYRSSPRRDRRRSRSRNDRTRDSSDSEDDHRKTRTRTSDSSRSSTYSKSSSYSKSDKASKSTDLPLSSESAKRGQTSSVSERTTSKRQANSDPQRKCSPGVETRNYKTNTHHAQDTNSKSNSSAQHVDSEKQECENRLKGGFSDNEVDQRKKSQATSCKKEEMSLLDSKPNACSRSSEETNALNRQSEDQYQTPNDESKFETTTKPSLLGDQEKNGFQKRTQDDHQVSELSETQCNRLDGPKSSLEAEKEIALAKSSMAHVNVSLETVNNVKDCLSALNAPTESIFSSWDVIECSIDVKHVDSTQGSTPLPNKMNIAAASDTQTCRPTEDACHVAMASELAQTNVQLQSEQLCTSENNAKQSSSTRKSRWDIVGQNGPGSEESQQTICVKKCGFSQDQIEMIQAPHESERSSIPWQEMEKPKQADSYDRGESLRGGFTDRAPRTNFEHSLCDNDATQATKMESWNGNVQEKSEENTPKNESKNTFATHEAGGGQSEVSDSDNSDYDSDCDEAIRRLHSVVVVPKNSTVTSDARDTGSSSCSLLISESHLSHEVTNANSHGVQYQVRSQQRLEGSSYRSGALCQSQSNMIDSTSHLEGSNASAVSQQYVTCPPNVHQGMSNFSLVGSGHYDQLRGQRYVTNTGELMLAHYQHSAASVNDGRGFNPSWGFSQPEQPSSTYQQPDSSHGPLLPQSKVSESFPSPQQHGHHNISWNHQTSDRQISETPYLHVYQDLAGEIHPDSLTSDHDDYCRAKPSDQIKTTVDLSGPLGASLGFVQAHEISSNSKGPVVPDPPREDSLRTLRSRGPPKKRRPEIESDSDNEAEAGPTAKKERQGDTEESKETQVKDEVVRPSLTLQHFQDTGRWKEFARAKKMPPYFDLIEENLYLTERKKSKSHRDIKRMQCECPILPKQDRLRGMLACGDDCLNRLLMIECSSRCLNGHYCSNRRFQMKQHADFEVILTEEKGWGLRAAKDLPSNTFVLEYCGEVLDHKEFKNRVKEYARNKNIHYYFMALKNNEIIDATLKGNCSRFMNHSCEPNCETQKWTVNGQLRVGFFTTKAVSAGTELTFDYQFQRYGKEAQKCFCGALSCRGFLGGENRVSVRAAGGKMKKDRPRKNALTTVDEELEALLENGEGLYDGKQVVSLCRLMVRVENMEQKLTCLKLIYDTQNPSCLKQFLDHHGLSLLWIFMVEISEAKGNSANNIKLQSEIMKTLAVLPISTKNMLEESKVLTFIQRWAQTKTLPQPTEIDGYSSENTSRAQTPLNTPDGSSAKLGPESDRDPSKPAVDRRLKIISENSLDSALSDASKASDGKDEEEEEEEEDDDEEEESAQSTLADDRQHKVDAVIEAAVVVKEAPEEEMKDVKVQEQEETEIASESLEQIPVEEVKDQIVLEENPSEVKVDVDEPKKELEVSDKPSGEDLTIQEPTQMSEVEGDQPTVEIQDPNIESVQMDISQAPTEQLVEETVVVKTEPPEAENPPPGPEAQLDEPVPVAPPSSDTPEVSLPAEDAPVPTDPSAIETPSQDEEEGVSDVESERSQEPQVSALDIGSMAARLLESWKDLKEVYRIPKKSQVEKEANDRSRDRDTTLTPRNTSGSREREREREKDRDRDRDHDRDWERDRDRERDRDWERERDRDRDRDRDRDRERDRDKTPRSTERRRRRSTSPPSSYERSSRRTEDRFDPSKTPRGVGSKERNKLSTEERRKLFEQEVAQREAQKQQQQLQQQQQQQQQQQQQQQQQQQQLQPMTYDPALAYASTSGFITYPPGYPLHTFVDPTNPNAGKHITTANHTPADTQQFAQPADAAQDSRVSVLSVPAQTTPQVQSQQGYATLWDPATQQAVTVQTQPAQQYASAPAQGAATQTAIYYQGQPCQTIYSIPTAYPQTNTPVIQAYSDPSASYLHGQTVYPGHQQGVVVQQGGTVTTIVTSQTVQQEMIVPNNVIDLPPPSPPKPKTIILPPNWKVARDPEGKIYYYHITTRQTQWDPPTWDGSSETNLDHDSEMDLGTPTYDENPSKFSTKTAEADTSSELAKKSKETFRKEMSQFIVQCLNPYRKPDCKHGRISNTEDFKHLARKLTHGVMNKELKACTNPEDLDCNENVKHKTKEYIKKYMQRFGAVYKPKEDTDVY, encoded by the exons ATGGAAGAGTCTCTTGACTTGAAACACTTTTTAAA AGACGAAGGAAGCGGAGCCTCG GTAAAGGTGGAGGGCCTTTCTAAGGCAGCTCTCATCAAAAGCCTATCTCCTAGAGTTATGCTGTCCAACCATCTCTTGCCTAAAGGGACCAAGATGAAGGTCAACCTGGAGGATCAGAGTCGTCAGAAAGTGTCCTTCAGCTTCGCGCAAACCAAGAAGCCACTGCACAGCATTTTCGTGGTCCCTTCCAGCCCTGAAAAGTCTGACACTGAAGCTCCCGCTGCCTCATCACAGCCCAACGTCGACAAAGCTTTTGACggtaaaaatgaacaaaaccaGGTTCAAGCAGTTCCCATTCCAACGGAGCAGACTTCTTCCCAAGTCCCGAACTTTGCTGCTAAACTGAAAATAGACTTGGCAAAGATGCATTTCAAGAAGCAAATACTCAGTGTGTCCGTGACGAGAGAAAAACTAACGTCTATTTTTCGGGAGGAGACGCCCACCTCTAATTTGCTGGTTTTGCAGAAACCAAATAACAGCGAAACCAATTTGCCATCTTTGCAACATCAGAATCCTGTAAGTGTCTGCTCTTCTGAGGATTCCAACCATCAGTCCTCTGACAGCCGGACCGTATCAAGTGTCGACAAACCTGCTGCATCCTCAGGAAAAGACGAAGAGAATTCCAGTAATGAGCAGGATAAAAATGTATACAAAAGGAAAACCAGGTCGCAAACTGACAGGCGAACTGAGCCTGAAGATCCAGTCCCGATGTCTTCCAGACGCAAATCAGTCGACAccaaaagtaaaacaaattCAGAAAGCGGTAGCAAAACCGTAACAAAAAGATCTCCGTCTCGGTCCCGAGGGGCAGAAAAGGAGAAAAGTTCATTGAAACGATCCGAGAATCACGAAAGATCATCTAGCTATACAAAATCGGACCGGGATTCTCGATACACATCGTCGCGTTCGCTGCGATCAAACAAAGATCGCAGGAGATCCAGATCAAGGTCGAGATCAAGATCCAAATCTCGAGGCACTCGAAACAGTTCATCCCACCCAAGATCAGAAAGATTGAGGGGGGATAGAGGCTCCCGCTCGGAAAGGTCTTATTACCATGAGTCCGATCGCAGATCGTACCGGAGTTCCCCACGAAGGGACCGACGGCGATCTCGTTCTCGCAACGACAGAACCCGCGACAGTTCTGACTCTGAAGATGACCACCGCAAGACGAGGACAAGGACAAGCGACTCCAGTCGATCATCCACCTATTCAAAGTCCTCGTCCTACTCTAAATCGGACAAAGCATCGAAATCTACAGATTTGCCGCTTTCGTCGGAGTCAGCGAAAAGAGGTCAAACATCTTCAGTGTCAGAAAGGACTACGTCAAAGCGACAGGCAAACTCTGACCCCCAGCGCAAATGCTCCCCTGGTGTAGAAACCAGAAATTATAAAACTAACACCCATCACGCACAAGACACCAACAGCAAATCCAATTCTTCCGCTCAACATGTGGATAGCGAAAAACAAGAATGTGAAAATCGCCTGAAAGGCGGCTTCAGCGACAACGAGGTTGATCAAAGGAAGAAATCACAGGCCACCTCGTGCAAAAAAGAGGAAATGAGTCTGTTGGACTCTAAACCCAACGCTTGCTCCAGATCGTCAGAGGAAACCAACGCGCTTAACAGACAATCGGAAGACCAATATCAGACCCCCAATGACGAATCAAAATTTGAAACTACCACAAAACCAAGTTTGCTCGGTGACCAGGAAAAAAATGGTTTTCAAAAGAGAACTCAAGATGACCACCAGGTTAGCGAGTTGAGTGAGACGCAATGTAACAGATTGGACGGACCAAAATCAAGTCTCGAGGCGGAGAAAGAAATTGCGCTAGCTAAAAGCTCAATGGCGCATGTCAATGTCTCTCTTGAAACGGTAAACAATGTGAAGGATTGTCTTTCTGCTTTGAATGCCCCAACTGAAAGTATATTCAGTAGTTGGGACGTTATCGAGTGCAGTATAGATGTGAAACACGTCGACTCTACTCAAGGTTCAACGCCTCTACCTAATAAAATGAACATAGCTGCCGCATCTGATACTCAGACCTGTCGACCGACGGAAGATGCGTGTCACGTTGCCATGGCCTCTGAGCTAGCTCAAACGAACGTACAACTGCAATCGGAGCAATTGTGTACAAGTGAGAACAATGCGAAACAGAGCAGTTCTACGAGAAAGTCCCGGTGGGATATCGTTGGGCAGAATGGGCCAGGGAGTGAAGAGTCTCAGCAGACAATCTGTGTGAAAAAATGTGGATTCTCCCAAGATCAAATCGAAATGATACAAGCCCCGCATGAATCCGAAAGGTCTTCCATACCTTGGCAGGAGATGGAAAAGCCAAAGCAGGCAGATAGTTACGATCGAGGCGAGTCTTTACGAGGCGGTTTCACCGACCGTGCTCCGAGAACAAACTTCGAACATTCTCTGTGCGACAATGATGCAACGCAGGCTACAAAAATGGAGAGCTGGAATGGGAATGTTCAAGAGAAATCTGAAGAGAATACCCCCAAGAATGAATCGAAAAATACATTCGCCACTCACGAAGCCGGCGGAGGACAGAGCGAGGTCAGTGATAGTGACAATTCCGACTACGACTCTGATTGCGATGAGGCAATAAGACGACTGCATTCTGTAGTCGTCGTGCCGAAGAATTCGACCGTAACAAGTGACGCACGTGACACTGGATCGTCCTCCTGCAGTCTGTTAATCTCCGAATCCCATCTTAGTCATGAAGTGACAAATGCGAATAGTCACGGAGTCCAATATCAAGTCCGCTCTCAACAAAGACTCGAGGGTAGTTCGTACCGCTCCGGTGCTCTTTGTCAATCCCAAAGTAATATGATTGACAGCACAAGTCACTTAGAAGGATCCAACGCGAGTGCTGTCTCGCAGCAGTATGTGACTTGTCCTCCCAATGTCCACCAAGGTATGAGTAATTTCAGCCTTGTCGGTTCCGGACATTACGACCAATTGCGAGGCCAGCGGTACGTTACCAACACTGGTGAACTGATGCTCGCGCATTACCAACATTCTGCCGCCAGCGTcaacgacgggcgtggattcAACCCAAGCTGGGGGTTTTCCCAGCCGGAACAGCCCAGTAGTACATATCAACAACCAGACAGCAGTCATGGACCATTGTTACCGCAATCTAAAGTTTCCGAAAGCTTTCCTAGTCCACAGCAACATGGACACCACAATATCTCTTGGAACCACCAAACCTCAGACAGGCAGATAAGCGAAACACCCTACCTCCATGTTTATCAGGATCTCGCAGGTGAAATCCACCCGGACTCACTCACCAGTGACCATGACGATTACTGCCGGGCGAAACCATCCGATCAAATCAAAACGACTGTTGACCTGAGTGGACCTCTAGGggcgtctttgggttttgtaCAAGCTCACGAAATAAGCAGCAACAGCAAGGGCCCAGTCGTGCCTGACCCTCCAAGGGAGGACAGCTTAAGGACTCTCAGGAGCAGGGGCCCTCCCAAGAAAAGACGACCGGAGATCGAGTCCGATTCGGACAATGAAGCAGAGGCTGGACCTACCGCCAAGAAGGAACGTCAAGGGGATACTGAAGAGTCGAAAGAAACTCAAGTCAAAGACGAGGTGGTCCGTCCATCACTCACTCTGCAGCACTTTCAAGACACCGGCCGGTGGAAAGAATTTGCCAGGGCAAAGAAGATGCCCCCTTATTTTGACCTCATTGAAGAAAATCTGTACCTAACCGAACG AAAGAAGAGCAAATCTCATCGCGACATCAAGAGGATGCAGTGCGAGTGCCCCATATTGCCCAAACAGGACCGCTTAAGGGGAATGCTGGCGTGCGGCGACGACTGTTTAAATCGTCTCCTGATGATCGAATG CTCGTCGAGGTGCCTGAATGGACACTATTGCTCAAATCGACGCTTTCAAATGAAGCAGCACGCTGACTTTGAAGTCATCCTCACCGAAGAGAAGGGTTGGGGTCTTCGTGCAGCTAAGGACCTGCCATC GAATACCTTTGTGCTTGAATACTGCGGGGAAGTGTTGGACCATAAAGAGTTCAAAAATCGAGTCAAAGAATACGCACGCAACAAGAACATTCACTACTATTTTATGGCGCTAAAAAATAACGAG ATCATCGACGCAACACTGAAAGGCAATTGCTCTCGCTTTATGAATCACAGCTGCGAGCCCAACTGTGAGACCCAAAAG TGGACAGTCAACGGTCAGCTTCGAGTCGGGTTCTTCACCACCAAGGCGGTCAGTGCAGGAACGGAGCTGACGTTTGACTACCAGTTTCAACGATACGG GAAAGAAGCCCAGAAGTGCTTTTGCGGAGCTCTCAGCTGCAGGGGTTTCCTGGGAGGGGAGAACAGAGTCAGCGTCCGTGCGGCTGGAGGGAAGATGAAGAAAGACCGTCCTCGGAAGAATGCTCTCACCACA GTTGACGAGGAGCTGGAGGCGTTACTAGAGAACGGGGAAGGGCTCTATGATGGGAAACAAGTGGTGTCTCTGTGCAGGCTTATGGTCCGCGTGGAAAACATGGAGCAGAAACTCACCTGTCTCAAGCTCATATAT GATACGCAGAATCCGTCATGCTTGAAACAGTTCTTGGATCATCACGGCTTGTCTTTGCTTTGGATTTTTATGGTGGAGATTTCAGAAGCAAAGGGCAACAGTGCCAATAACATCAAACTGCAATCCGAG ATTATGAAGACCTTGGCTGTCTTACCCATCTCCACTAAGAACATGCTGGAAGAGAGTAAAGTTCTAACCTTCATTCAGCGATGGGCCCAAACCAAAACACTCCCTCAGCCCACGGAGATCGACGGTTACTCCAGTGAGAACACTTCCCGTGCTCAGACCCCCCTCAACACCCCTGATGGTTCTTCCGCCAAATTGGGACCAGAATCTGACAGAGACCCTTCCAAGCCTGCTGTGGACCGCCGCCTTAAAATCATCAGTGAAAACAGTCTGGACAGTGCGCTCTCTGATGCCAGCAAAGCGTCTGATGGCaaggatgaggaagaggaggaggaggaggaagatgatgatgaagaggaagaaTCTGCTCAAAGTACGCTGGCTGATGACAGACAACATAAAGTAGACGCTGTCATCGAAGCTGCTGTTGTCGTGAAAGAAGCTCCAGAAGAGGAGATGAAAGACGTCAAAGTGCAGGAACAGGAAGAGACAGAAATAGCTTCGGAAAGTCTGGAACAAATTCCTGTTGAAGAGGTCAAAGACCAAATTGTGTTGGAGGAGAACCCCTCTGAGGTCAAAGTGGACGTGGATGAACCCAAGAAGGAACTTGAGGTTTCTGACAAACCTAGTGGAGAAGATCTCACCATCCAGGAACCAACACAAATGAGCGAAGTGGAAGGTGACCAGCCTACAGTTGAGATTCAGGACCCAAACATCGAGTCCGTTCAAATGGATATTTCTCAGGCTCCAACTGAGCAGCTCGTAGAAGAGACAGTCGTGGTCAAGACAGAACCACCGGAGGCTGAAAATCCTCCTCCTGGCCCAGAGGCCCAACTGGATGAACCCGTACCCGTCGCTCCGCCAAGCTCTGACACCCCCGAGGTCAGTTTGCCCGCTGAAGACGCACCAGTACCGACAGATCCATCAGCCATAGAAACGCCTTCTCAGGATGAAGAGGAAGGCGTTTCTGATGTGGAGAGCGAGCGGAGTCAAGAACCCCAAGTCAGTGCTTTGGACATTGGCAGCATGGCGGCCAGGCTGTTGGAAAGCTGGAAGGATCTCAAG GAGGTGTACAGAATACCAAAGAAGAGTCAGGTAGAAAAGGAAGCCAATG ATCGCAGTCGAGACCGTGACACAACTTTGACCCCGCGCAACACCTCCGGTAGTCGAGAGCGTGAAAGGGAGCGTGAAAAGGATCGCGACAGGGACAGAGACCATGACCGGGATTGGGAAAGGGACAGGGACAGGGAGCGAGACAGGGATTGGGAGAGAGAAAGGGATCGGGACCGGGACAGAGACCGAGATCGTGACAGGGAGCGCGATCGAGACAAAACACCGCGCAGCACTGAGAGACGGCGGCGACGGTCCACATCTCCGCCTTCCTCTTATGAGCGGAGCAGCCGGCGCACCGAGGACCG GTTTGACCCGTCCAAGACACCGAGAGGAGTTGGCAGCAAAGAGCGCAACAAGTTGTCCACGGAGGAACGCAGGAAGCTGTTTGAGCAGGAGGTTGCTCAGCGGGAAGCCCAGAAGCAGCAACAGCAacttcagcagcagcagcagcagcagcagcagcagcagcaacagcagcagcagcagcagcagcagctccaacctatgacctatgaccccgccttGGCCTATGCCTCCACTTCTGGCTTCATCACCTACCCACCTGGTTACCCTCTCCATACATTTGTGGACCCCACCAACCCCAACGCAGGCAAA CACATCACCACGGCCAACCACACGCCTGCAGACACCCAGCAGTTTGCCCAGCCCGCTGACGCCGCCCAGGACTCGAGAGTGTCTGTCCTCTCCGTGCCCGCCCAGACGACACCCCAGGTCCAGAGCCAGCAGGGCTACGCCACTCTGTGGGACCCCGCCACCCAGCAGGCAGTGACGGTGCAGACGCAGCCGGCGCAGCAGTACGCCTCGGCCCCGGCGCAGGGCGCCGCCACCCAAACGGCCATCTACTACCAAGGCCAGCCGTGCCAAACCATCTACAGCATCCCCACCGCGTACCCTCAGACCAACACACCAGTCATACAG GCGTATTCTGACCCCTCGGCCAGCTACTTGCATGGCCAGACTGTGTATCCCGGCCATCAGCAGGGCGTGGTGGTGCAGCAGGGTGGCACAGTCACCACCATCGTTACCTCTCAAACGGTCCAGCAG GAAATGATCGTACCCAACAATGTGATAGATCTGCCTCCTCCCTCTCCCCCAAAACCCAAAACCATCATCCTACCCCCTAACTGGAAAGTGGCACGGGACCCCGAAGGAAAAATCTACTATTACCACATTACCACAAG gcaAACTCAGTGGGATCCTCCAACCTGGGATGGAAGCAGCGAAACCAATCTGGACCATGACTCCGAGATGGATCTGGGCACACCCACTTATGATGAAAATCCTTCCAAG tTCTCAACCAAAACAGCTGAAGCAGACACTTCCAGCGAATTGGCGAAAAAAAGTAAAGAGACATTCCGTAAAGAG ATGTCCCAGTTTATCGTGCAATGTTTGAATCCTTATCGGAAGCCGGATTGCAAACATGGCCGCATCAGCAACACGGAAGACTTCAAACATCTGGCAAGAAAG CTAACCCACGGCGTCATGAACAAAGAACTCAAGGCGTGCACCAACCCCGAGGACCTAGACTGCAACGAAAACGTCAAGCACAAGACCAAGGAGTACATTAAGAAGTACATGCAGAGGTTCGGTGCCGTCTATAAACCCAAGGAGGACACGGACGTCTACTGA